A region of Diceros bicornis minor isolate mBicDic1 chromosome 31, mDicBic1.mat.cur, whole genome shotgun sequence DNA encodes the following proteins:
- the LOC131395815 gene encoding LOW QUALITY PROTEIN: olfactory receptor 8I2-like (The sequence of the model RefSeq protein was modified relative to this genomic sequence to represent the inferred CDS: inserted 2 bases in 1 codon), translating into MAENNFTEMTLFILSGFTNCPEIQISLFLMFLFIYFLMFLFIYLFTVLGNLGLIMLIRIDSHLHTPMYFFLSNLAFXFYSSTVTPKALVNFQSDQKTISFVGCFVQMYFFVDLVCSECFFLGSMTYDRYVAICNPLFYSMVMSQKVCNWLGVMLYTIGFTNSLISTCVISSLSFCDSSINHFFCDTTALLALSCVDAFSTEMVIFVFAGFTLLSSLLIITVAYIAIVSAILRISSAAGRQKAFSTCVSHLMGVTVFYGSLIFTYLQPDNTSSLSQAQVASVFYTIVIPILNPLIYSLRNKDVKDALLRVIHRKPFP; encoded by the exons ATGGCTGAGAACAATTTCACTGAGATGACTCTCTTCATCCTCTCTGGATTCACAAATTGCCCTGAAATACAAATAAGCCTTTTCTTgatgtttctctttatttatttcttgatgtttctctttatttatctgttcactgTTTTGGGGAACCTTGGACTAATCATGTTAATCAGAATTGACTCTCACCTTCACACACCTATGTACTTTTTTCTTAGCAATTTAGCATT ATTTTATTCCTCTACTGTAACACCCAAGGCACTGGTAAATTTCCAATCTGATCAGAAAACCATCTCCTTTGTTGGCTGCTTTGTTCAAATGTACTTTTTTGTGGATTTGGTGTGTAGTGAGTGTTTTTTTCTGGGATCAATGACCTATGACCGCTATGTAGCAATCTGCAATcccttattttattcaatggttATGTCCCAGAAAGTGTGTAACTGGCTGGGTGTAATGCTATATACAATAGGCTTCACAAATTCTCTGATATCCACCTGTGTGATAAGCAGTTTGTCATTCTGTGACTCCAGCATCAATCATTTTTTCTGTGACACCACAGCTCTTTTGGCCCTGTCCTGTGTAGATGCATTCAGCACAGAAATGGTGATCTTTGTTTTCGCTGGGTTCACTCTTCTTAGttctctcctcatcatcacagtTGCTTACATTGCCATCGTCTCAGCCATCCTGAGGATCTCGTCTGCAGCAGGCAGACAGAAGGCCTTTTCCACCTGTGTATCCCATCTCATGGGTGTAACTGTCTTCTATGGGTCCctgatttttacatatttgcaGCCTGATAACACATCCTCCCTGAGCCAGGCACAGGTGGCATCTGTCTTCTATACCATTGTCATTCCAATACTGAATCCACTGATCTATAGTCTGAGGAACAAAGATGTAAAAGATGCTCTCCTGCGAGTCATACACAGAAAACCTTTTCCATGA
- the LOC131395816 gene encoding olfactory receptor 8H1, with the protein MDKRTNTDVPDFILMGLTDSEEVQLVLFLLFLLMYLMTVLGNVGMILIIRLDLQLHTPMYFFLSHLSFLDLSYSTVITPKTLENLVTSTKYISYMSCFTQMYFFVFLGATECFLLSSMAYDRYVAICDPLHYPVVMSTRLCCSLVFGSYLIGFTDSFVNVLCMSRLHFCNSSVIHHFFCDTSPILALPCTDTQDIEIMIFIVAGSTLMVSLITISVSYVSILSTILKITSTSGKRKAFSTCASHLLGVVIFYGTMIFTYLKPSKSYSLGKDQVASVFYTIVIPMLNPLIYSLRNKEVKNALTRVVQKREDSRHLK; encoded by the coding sequence ATGGATAAAAGGACTAATACAGATGTGCCTGACTTCATCCTGATGGGATTGACAGATTCTGAAGAGGTCCAGCTGGTTCTCTTTCTGCTGTTTCTCCTGATGTACCTGATGACTGTGCTAGGGAATGTGGGGATGATATTGATAATCCGCCTGGATCTCCAGCTTCACACCCCCATGTATTTTTTCCTCAGTCACCTGTCATTTCTTGACCTCAGTTACTCAACCGTCATCACACCTAAAACCTTAGAAAACTTAGTGACTTCCACCAAGTATATTTCATACATGAGCTGCTTCACCCAGATGTACTTTTTTGTCTTCTTGGGTGCCACTGAATGTTTTCTTCTATCTTCAATGGCCTATGATCGCTATGTAGCTATCTGTGATCCTCTACACTACCCAGTTGTTATGTCTACAAGACTCTGCTGCTCCCTGGTCTTTGGGTCCTATTTGATTGGCTTTACAGACTCCTTTGTCAATGTACTTTGCATGAGCAGGTTGCATTTCTGCAACTCCAGTGTAATCCATCACTTTTTCTGTGACACATCCCCAATTTTAGCCCTGCCCTGTACTGACACACAGGACATCGAAATCATGATATTCATTGTCGCTGGCTCTACCTTAATGGTGTCTCTTATCACAATCTCTGTGTCCTATGTGTCCATTCTGTCTACTATCCTGAAAATTACTTCCACTTCAGGAAAGCGAAAAGCCTTCTCTACTTGTGCCTCTCATCTCCTAGGGGTCGTCATCTTTTATGGCACTatgatttttacttatttaaaacCAAGTAAGTCCTACTCATTGGGAAAGGATCAAGTGGCTTCTGTTTTCTACACTATTGTCATCCCCATGTTGAATCCACTCATTTATAGTCTTAGGAATAAAGAAGTGAAAAATGCTCTCACTAGAGTCGTGCAGAAGAGAGAGGACTCCAGGCACTTAAAATAA
- the LOC131395817 gene encoding olfactory receptor 5T2-like: MKNGTEVTVFVLKGFTDKFELPIILFSVFLAIYMFTLMGNLGLVVLVIGDSHLHNPMYYFLSVLSSVDACLSSVVTPNMLVDFMSKNKAILFLGCAAQMFLAVTFGTTECFLLSAMAYDRYAAMCNPLLYSVNMSPRVYVPLIIASYGGGILTASVHTGATFTLTFCASNEIRHVLCDVPPVLAISCSDTHTNQLLLSYFTGVIETVTILIVLVSYGFILVAILRMHSPEGRRKVFSTCGSHLTGVSIYYGTIFSTYVGTSSSYSLDHDMIVSIFYTIVIPMLNPVIYSLRNKDVKEAMKRVFGKIGCISKICFSH; encoded by the coding sequence ATGAAGAATGGCACTGAAGTTACTGTATTTGTACTGAAGGGCTTCACGGACAAGTTTGAACTGCCAATCATCTTATTCTCTGTGTTTCTGGCAATTTACATGTTTACTCTGATGGGAAATTTGGGACTGGTTGTATTGGTCATTGGGGATTCCCATCTTCACAACCCCATGTACTATTTTCTGAGTGTGTTATCATCTGTGGATGCCTGCCTCTCCTCAGTAGTTACTCCAAATATGTTAGTAGATTTTATGTCAAAGAATAAAGCTATTTTATTCCTGGGATGTGCAGCACAGATGTTTCTCGCTGTTACTTTTGGGACCACAGAATGCTTTCTCTTGTCCGCAATGGCATACGATCGCTATGCAGCAATGTGCAACCCTCTGCTGTATTCAGTCAACATGTCACCCAGGGTCTATGTGCCACTCATCATTGCTTCCTATGGTGGTGGCATTCTGACTGCTTCAGTGCACACAGGGGCCACATTTACCCTAACCTTCTGTGCATCTAATGAAATTAGACATGTCTTGTGTGACGTCCCTCCTGTCCTCGCCATTTCCTGTTCTGACACTCACACAAACCAGCTTCTACTCTCCTACTTTACGGGCGTTATTGAGACAGTCACTATCCTGATTGTCCTGGTCTCCTATGGTTTCATTCTGGTGGCCATTCTGAGGATGCATTCTCCTGAAGGGAGACGAAAAGTCTTTTCTACTTGTGGTTCTCACCTAACTGGAGTGTCAATTTATTATGGAACAATCTTCTCCACGTATGTGGGAACAAGTTCCAGCTACTCTTTGGACCATGACATGATAGTGTCAATATTTTACACCATTGTGATTCCCATGCTGAATCCCGTCATCTACAGTTTAAGGAACAAAGATGTAAAAGAGGCAATGAAAAGAGTGTTTGGTAAAATTGGGTGTATTAGTAAAATATGTTTTTCACACTAA